The sequence below is a genomic window from Ovis aries strain OAR_USU_Benz2616 breed Rambouillet chromosome 19, ARS-UI_Ramb_v3.0, whole genome shotgun sequence.
TGCGCAGATTCTCGGAGTGACCCCTGAGTGTTCCTgttctccctgggcctcagtgacTTTATCTGATTATTGGAGTTACTCTTCTCCGCTACAGGCACATAGGACAGCCCAACGAAGCCCTGAAGTTCCTAAACAAAGCGCGCAAGGACCGCACTTGGGGCCAGAGCGCCACCTACCACATGGTGCAGATCTGTCTGAACCCAGACAACGAGATCGTGGGCGGAGAGGCTTTCCAGAACCTGGTGACCGAGAGCAAGTGAGGGCCCAGATGGCTGGGGGTagggagggaaggcagggagagCCCTCAGCCTCTGGATTGAGGTCTGGCGAGGGCCTCGTGGGCAGGCCAGGCCAGCACCCTCATGCTCAGCCTCAATGCCCGCAGCTTCACCAGCAGGAAGGAGTTGGAGCAACATGGCGTGCGCACCGCCGAGAAGCTGCTGCGGGAGTTCTACCCACACTCAGCCGGGGGCCATACCCAGCTGCGGCTTCTGCAGAGCCTGTGCCTGCTGGCGACCAGGGAGAAGGCCAACGTGGAGGTGGCCCTGAGCACCTTCGTTGAGATGGCCCAGGCTGAGGTGCACTGGCTCCCGGGATGGGCCGGCGGGCAGGCGGGCGGCATGTTGAGGCGGAGGGCCGGGCGCCAAGATGCCTGCTTCCCGCCTGCACAGAAGGACAGCGTCCCCGCCCTGCTGGCCATGGCGCAGGCCTGCTCCCTGCTGAAGCAGATCCCCAAGGCACGCACGCAGCTGAAGCGCCTGGCCAAGGCCCCGTGGGCACTGGCTGAGGCCGATGACCTGGAGAGGAGCTGGCTCCTGCTGGCCGATATCTACTGCCAGGGCGGCAAGTTTGACCTGGCCTCGGAGCTGCTGCAGCGCTGCGTGAAATACAACAAGGCGAGGGGTGCATCGCCGTTGGGGCTGTTgtgggggtggtgtgtgtgtgagaggcaCTGGGGCTTTGTGGGCAGAGATGCAGGGATAGCAATGAGATGAGAAGAGGCAGGACAGGAGGGGTCCCGTGGACCACAGAGCAGGACGGGAAAGCAAGGCAAGAGGAAGCGAACAGGGTCAAGCCGTCTGCAACAGGGACGCAGAATGGGGAGGAGAGATGAGAAGGGTTCAGGAAATGGAAGGGTGGCATGCAAGGAGGGTTTGGTTGGGTCAGCAGGGGCCTTGGCAGGTCAGAGCAGGAGGGCTGTGAAGGCAGGGGTCATTCTAGTGTAGGAATAGCTGAGAAGAGGGCACCCAGTCCACCCTCTTGCTAGGGCAGGAGGTACTGCCAGAGTCCCTGAGTGGTTTGGGTTACTTCACCCACTGCCCAGCCCTTGCCCCCACTGGGTCCCACGCTGCTCTGACCGGCTTTCCCTGCAGTCCTGCTGTAAGGCCTACGAGTACATGGGCTTCATCATGGAGAGGGAGCAGTCATACAAGGACGCAGCCACCAACTACGAGCTGGCCTGGAAGTACAGCCATTACACCAGCCCTGCCATCGGTACAGCAGTCGGGCAGGCACGCGTGCATGGAGGAGGGACCAGGGCCGGGGGACCACCCTCCCGACCCCACAGCACAGGGCCTCTGATCTGTTTGTGGTGGGGAACCAGAGGGGTTCTTGGGTTATCAGAATGCCACCCACTGTCTTTATCCTCCCTACACCTGGACAGGCTTCAGGCTCGCTTTCAACTACTTGAAAGACAAGAGATTCGTGGAAGCCATCGAAGTCTGCCGTGATGTGAGCCTGACAGTggagggatggggcggggggaGCCACTGAAATCTGCCATGATGTGAGCCCCTGACAGtgggggatggggcggggggagCCACTGAAGTCTGCTGTGATGTGAGCCCCTGACAGtgggggatggggcggggggagCCACTGAAGTCTGCTGTGATGTGACCCCTGACAGtgggggatggggcggggggagCCACTGAAGTCTGCTGTGATGTGACCCCTGAcagtgggggatggggtggggggagccacTGAAGTCTGCTGTGATGTGACCCCTGAcagtgggggatggggtggggggagccacTGAAGTCTGCTGTGATGTGACCCCTGACagtggggggatggggtgggggaagccACTGAAATCTGCCATGATGTGAGCCCCTGACAGTGGGGGATGGGGCAAGGGGGCTTGGTGCAGTGGCAGGGAGCCCTGTCTGGTgtctcataccttttctttctctgtcccagGTCCTCAGGGAACACCCCAACTACCctaaaatcagagaagaaattttGGAAAAGGCCCAAGTGTCTCTGAGGCCCTAGCTGTGGTCAGTGGGAACCAGGGAGGGTGGAAACTCTCAACCTACAGAAGTTTCATGGAGTGGGGGGGTAGGGAAGTGGGTCAATGGAGAAGAGAGCCAGAAAATAACATACTCTTccccatttctgtgtgtgtgtgtggttgattTGAATCAAGCCTAATCTGGTCTAAAGGACATCCCAAAGCTTTAGGTTTTTAAGGTGCAAGGAGCAATTTGACTCTGAAGAAGAAAGATGTCAACCAGCTTATCTTCCCCTGGGTTCACTGGGCGACTTCTAATGGACCCCACTTTTATCCCAGACTTTCACGGACCAAAAGGGAACAAAGAGGTGGTTCAAAAAATACCCTACAGCTCCTTTAATATTTTTCGGTCAGCCCATACcagcctcccctctcctctgTGGTCCCCAGAGTCCTGAATTACAGAAGCAACCGCTCCTCCCTACCAAGCCACCCACTGGCAGGGGGCCCACACAGGCCCCCTCTGTCCATACATTCTGCCGCCTCCTCAAGGTTTCAGCAGGCCTCTGCTGGTCCTTACCAATTTGGGAGTTTGGGACAGACCTCATCACTCTTGCTTCGGGCAGGAAAAATACATCCCAAGAAAAACTAGCTCtgcacttcagcttcagtaaaAGACAGTGGCCAACTAATTCATCTTCCAGGAACCCTTTAACACCCAAGGGGACAAAAGCAGGGGTCTCTTTGCAGATGAATAATGTTAACTGTAGCTGGCAAGAGGGTGACAGAGGTCACCTTTGCTATGCTCCCAGtacttctcttcctgtttttcagGATGGCAGTAATGGGCCAGGCTCACCGCAGGGGAAGGAGCTCTGAACTGGAGTCAGGAGGCCTAGAATCTCCCCGTGTGACCTTCCCCTCTGGGTATGTGTCCCCATCTGTGGCAGGAAATTAGACTAGATCTCTGTGTTCTCAAATTACGGTGCAAATCCGTGCCAACGATATACAGCAAACATCTGAAAGTTTCATAACTGTGCTTAAATATCATCCTtatataatagagaaaaatagCACACAAACTCATGGATTTGTAAGTGCTGTTACCTAGACTACTTCTCACTTTTAAGCATATTGATATAATCGATAACAAGCGAAGTatttcatgggcttctctggtggctcagtggtaaagaatccacctgccaatgcaggagacacaggttcaatccctgggtcgggaagatcctctggaggaggaaatggcaacctactccagtattcttgcctgggaaatcccatggacagaggagcctgataggatacagtccttagggttgcaaagagtcagacctgactgacgaaacaacaacaaaatatacttAGTATGAGTAGGACACAGATAGGGCATAGTTTTTAAGCTGTCCAGTGACTAAGGTTTGGGAACAGTGAAGAGGTCAGGGTCCCTTCTAGAACAGCCTAAGTCATCCCTCATGACTGCGAGCCTTGTTTTTATAACATACTGATGATCACGTGCATGGCCTTTTGGTATGAGTCAATGGTCTGGAACACCTTCCCCAGGTTACCACCATCATTCCTATGGGAAGCCAGGTGCCTTTATTATGATCTGTTTTACAAGCTGGTTTCTAGGGGTGGATTATGTTGAGAGGTACCCCTGTGGCCCTAGCTGGGAAATGGGTGGCTTAGTCCAACCATGGGCTGTGGCCATGGGATAGGAACCTGCAGAGGCTTCcaaccagagtattggagctgtGGGGAGCTGCCACCCAGCCCCCCAGGCTGGTCCAAGCACAGCCTCAGCACCATTGGAGAGACCCAGGTTTTGGATCATGCACACTGGAGCAATCACAAGCGCGTCGGACTTCCAGGGTACACAAGGTAACTTAATGAACTAGGGTACTCCACCCTGAGATGCCTAAGACCTGGCTCTCCCTCCCTAAGCTGGTTCTGGGGACAGGTGGCCCCACTGCAGGCCAGACTCCAAACCATGAGTTCTCTAATGGCCACCCCACTGAAGATAGGACTGCGTGACCATGTCCACACGTCCTGAGGCAAGAGATACATACCTAGAGGGTCACACAACTGGCAGAAGAGGATAAACCCTACAGAAAGAGAGGCAGACACTTGAAAACAGAATCGAAAGTCACAAATATGCACCAGAGACTTGCACGTTCCAGGCCCTCCTGTGAGCACCGGTTTATGCGTGAACTGAACAAGCTTGTGAGGTGAGTAACGTTACTATTTAGACAGTTCAGGAGACATCCAGGCACACAGACAGGAAGTAATTTGCATGTCACCTCACTAGTTAGTATAACAGCAGGGTTTCAAACCCTGGCACTTGGGGTCCATAGTCTTAATCTGTAAGCCATAGAGAGGAAATAAGGGGAGCCCAACACAGGccagaggcagaggatgagagcaAGAAAAAGGAAACCCAAGTCAGGTCTCTTTGGTGCCCCCTCCTAGCACTTACATGTTATTGTTCAGCCGctaggtccaactctttgtggccccatggactgcagcacgctaggctcctctgtccagcacTTGTATAAATCATCATTATTCCTAGAGCTGAGGTCAGCCTTGCTCCTCCAGCCCCCAGACTGGGGCTCCTTGGGGCAGGGTGCAGCCTGCTCGTCTGGCCTTTGGCCCGGGCTTCCAGGGACAGGTCAGACAGGTCTGGCTGGTGCAGATGGGTGTTCTGCAGCTTCCGGTGCTCAAGTCCCTGGGGACCTCTGCCACTCAGTCCCACACGGGGCCTGCACCAGCCACATCCCACTACCCACCCTCACCTAGAGTGGATGACTTCACCCTCAGGGCCTGGCCGCAGCCCGGTGTGGGCGAGTATCTGTCCCCAAGCAGACAGCCCGGTCCCCAAAgactgctctgctgctgctccccaccaccacccagggGACCCCTCAGACGGTTTCATCTGCCTGGCCAGCCTCTTCTAGCTGGCTTCCCATCTCTGAGTTGACTGGCTGGCCTGGAAAGAGGGCCTGTGTGTCCCCCATGTCTGTCCCCGATGCAGCCTCCGTGTGCATACTGCTGGGCAGGGcctgtctccccctccctctcccacctcaccATCTCCTGTGTACCTGTACTCCCAGCTCCACAAATGCAGACCACGCTGTTAAAAATAGAGCCTCTTTATTGGTACCTATGAGCTCAGGTACAAGGTGTTCCCACAAGCTCGCAGGCTGGCAAGGCCTCCTGGGCAGGAGGGCAGGCCCAGAGCCTGGGCTTCTTGgcacagacacagaggaaaaatgaataaattatagttCTAATACTCGGGAACAATATAGAAATTATGATGCAAAATCCAACATCAGCAAACAAAGGGCATGAAAGCCATAAGGAGCCCCCCTTGCCCCTGGCCAACTGGCCATAGGGTGTGGGCAGGTGGACCAGGCTGGGGTGCAGTGCCCGGAAAGTCCTGAGTGGTCCAGGGCCTACTGTGGGTCCTGAGGGAGCCCcttaccctctctgggcctcctgcTTCCCCCTCCTACATTTACagccttggaataaaagctgtgGCCTTTgccgggggagggggagagatgaGCAGAGGACAGGAAGGAGGGGGGGATGTGTGGAGCAGAACAGGGTTTTGATCACGGTTgatcagcccagcccagcccagcccctgcccctacTTGCTTAGCCATCCAGAGCAGGGCTGCTGCACGTTAGACAGAGGGCGCAAACTCATGCCTGGTCTACACCGAAGCCCCAGCAAGGGCATGGTTGCAGGACTATCAGGCAAAGGGACTttgtgggtggtggggagggtcCTGTGCCCCATCCCCGACCCTAGTATTGCTTGCCAGCCACCTAGTCTCCAAATAAATTATAGGAAATAAATTATAGTCTTCACAGTCCAGAGGATCCAGTCACCCATGAGTCTAGAACTCAGGGTGGCAGAAGAAACCATAAAAGGTGGCTGATTTCAGCCTAGTGTGGCTGTCTTCGGGCTTAGGAACATCATACAATATGGAAAAGGAGTCTGCAAAGCTCCAGGGAAGCCACATTTCTTCCCACTCCTGGCATGCGCCATGGATGTGGAAGAGAAGGTGTGGGCATAGCAGGACGGGGCAACTGAAAGGGGAAGtacgacccccacccccacttcagcatagaaaattacaaaaataaataaatcaatccaGAGTGTTGCATGAAAATTAGTAGGAGTGCCCACATGGGAGCCAGCCAACAGGGGACCATTACATACAGACCTTGGGGAGCCCCAAAATTACAACAAAGCAGCAACAGGGTTCTTGGGGCCGGGAAAAGGCACCCTAACCCTCACACAGGCACAGGTTCCACCAGCGATGCCGGGGTGGTGTCCTCAAACAACTGGCCGTCCACAAAGGGAGCCAGGGCCTCGGCAGCGGGCTCAGTCAAGCCCATGATGGACTCCAGGAAGCAAGTGCTGGCGTCCGCAGGGGGAGAGAAGGCAGGCAAGGTGAAGTGTGGCACCTCGAGGTGGTCCAGGCTGTCAGACACCTTCCGGGAGGTGTAGTGGGGCCCCAGACTATAGTCTGGCAGGGCCTGGAGCAGCTCGAAGGAGTCGCAAGAGGACAAGCTGAGGTCCACTGAGCTGCTCTGGCCAGCGTCTGTGCTGGCTGGCACCAAGGGGCCAGGGAGGCTGCCCTCGCCCAAGCCTTCAAGGCCACTATTGAGGAAGCAGCTGGCATCCAGGTTGGCGTTTTCATCGAGGATGCCTGACGTGAGGCTAGAACTGGAATAGCTATGGGTCCAGCTGGCCAGGCCAGTGAGGTCACCAGTACCAAATATGTCAGCTGGGTGGAAGCAGCCGAGATTGTCCAGGCCACCCACAcctccatcctcctcctcttcctcgcgTCCACCTAGTTCAGAGTCACTGAAGCTCAGGATACGAGCCAGGCCATCATCATCCACACCAGGCTGGAagccagggctgggcagggccaggtgggcagggtcaTCCGTGGCTTCGCTGGTGCCTGAGGCTGTGGACGAATCAGTCATGTCGCTGCTGCAGCTGTTGTCTCCCAGTTCGCTGCTCACGGGGGGCTTGGCTAGGGGGAACGCAGAGGCCAGGACCTGCTCGCCCGGGCTGGGAGCGCCACCCTGGGCCGGGGCCTCCAGCTCCCCGAGGCTCTCGGCCCCCTGCTCCAGCTGCAGGCGGGTGAGCGTGTGAATGAAATGGGTCTGAACTCGAGCCTGATTAAATTCCACACGGCCCTTCGGGTTCTCACAGCCCTCCCTGCAGCAACCACAGGGGAACGCTGTGTGATCCATCTGTAAAGAAAACAGAGGTGCCAGTGAGGATCCGGTGGAGCACGGAGAAGTCCCTGACCCAGGCTTGCCTTCCCAGCCCTGCCGAGCCCCAGTACCTGGCACTTGATGCCCGCCAGGCTGCAGCTACAGGTCTCAGGATCACAGACCCTGTCACAGCGACAGCCGCAGTCCTCCCGGGACTGGCGCAGGGCCTGCAGCTCTCGCTTCTCCTCGCGATCAATCCTCCGCACACCTGAGGCCCGCAGCAGAGCCCGTCGCTTCCGGGCCGGGAAGGGCTGGAGGAAGGTCATTTCCTCCAACCGGCCGCCTGCCACAGCCAGTGCCAAGTCCTCCTCCACAGAGGCATCATCGATGGCGTCCACAGTGAGCGGCAGGCCGGCCTCTGTCTTGGGCACCCCAGTCTCCGAAAGCTGTGTCCAGGGGAATGAGGAGGGACGTGAGAGGCTGACATGACCCCACAGCTTCGGTCACTTAATAAATGCCCCCGAGTATTTATTCTGGGCTGGGCATTGTGGATGCCGTGGAATGGGACAGCCAAGAACACGCCCTCAGGCCATTCAGAAAGAGGTCTCCTATTTGCCTCATTCCCCACTTCACGGACAAACCCCTTCCCCGAGACAGACAGATACACTGACGCCACCATGTCCCATCTACTCCACCTCCCCAGTAAGGTCAGGCAGATTGAGGCTCCACGCCCCCTGGCCCTGCAGTAGGAGCCCTTCTGTACCCATCTGCCTCCAGAAAATACGGCAGCAGACTCTCATCAAACCAGTCAGCCCCATGGGCCTCCCAAATCCAGAAGTAAGATGGCAACCACCATGACCCTTATCCCCCCAAGGCTAGGACTTTAGAGCAGCCCGAGGGCAAGGGCCATGGAGAGAGTCTCCCCACCTTCCATCTCAGCGCCTCCAGCTTCTCCTCCTTCAAGCGTAGGCGCAGCTTCTCTTGCCGTGCCCGGGCTTGCTCCTGGGTAAACTCGGCCAGGGAGAAGCGGCGGCAGGCACTGTGGCGGGAGGCCATACCCAGGGTGCAGCCGCCACGGCTGGGCACGCTGGTGAAGCCCTGGCACCGCGGGAAGTAGaagacggtgatgccatcgaagGCCACTCGGCCTCGGCGTTTCCGGGGAGCCCGCTTCAGAATGGACAGGGCTGGAAgacaggcaggggaggggcaggcgTTAGCTCCCCGTGAAGCAGGGCCTAACCCCCAGGAAGTGATGCTGAACTATCTCTGCTCACAACCCTCGCACCCCACCCAGAAGAGAAATGGATCTGAGTTTAGGAGCCAGCCTGGCTGACGCTGGTGCTGGTATAAGAGTCCAGCGTCACCCTGTGTCGACACTGGCTCATTATTTACTAGTCCAAATGAGAGCATGTGTCAAGATTAAACGTCTTTCCCATCTTTAGAAGCCATTTACAGGTccccttttttggggggtgtgggGGTTGCTGTGCtgcaaggcatgcaggatcttagtcccagaccagggatcgaacgtgtgcccctgcagtggaagctcagagtttttaccactggaccaccacggaagtccctctATAGTTCTTAAAGTATTGATTTGTAGGAGCTTTGTATATATATTAGACATTAATCACCAGTCTAACCTATCTGTACAAATATTTTAGTTCTGTATTTTTACTTGTGGggttttacaaaataatttctaaagttTATGAAATCAAAAGTATATTGAGCTTTTCCCTTATCACTTCTGCATTTTGCAACAAGCTCAgaaaggtctgctgctgctgctgctaaatcgcttcagttgtgtccgactctgtgcgaccccacagatggccgcccaccaggctcccccatccctgggattctccaggcaagaacagtggagtgggttaccatttccttctccaacgcgtgaaagtgaaaagtgaaagtgaagtcgctcagtcgtgcttagtcttcgtgaccccatggactgcagcccaccaggctcctcccccatgggattttccaggcaagagtactggagtggggtgccattgccttctccgcagaaaGGTCTACTACCCTTTATGAGTTATTAAGTATGTCAATTAGTAAGCTATGTATTGGCATATtcaatacatatatttgtatactaCTGATTTTATTAGTTTGAACCCTAAGAAGTTACCATAAAATAATTAAACCTTGGCGATGCTGTATATTTAGacttaatatattaattttgtaccaAGCTACCTGAGGGAATTCCCTAATAGGTTTTCTATATACCTGTTCTTGAATTTATCATGTAGTCGACCACCTGCAAATCATGGCAATTTTGCCTGTTCTAATCAAGTGCatttaattatctttttctttgctaACTGAATTGGCTAGCACTTCCTGAATGATGTTAACAAACAGTGGTGACAGACAGTGCCCCCAGCTGGCTCCTGACTTAGTGggactgtttccagtgtttcctcaGCAATCCTAATACCAGGTTTTGGGttgaaacatgtattttttatCATTTAGGGTAGAATTTACTTATTCTTATCACACTAAGGGTTTTATCTAGAAGGAATATTGttgttgtagttgttgttcagtcactaagccgtgtccagctctttgcaactccatggactgcaatatgccaagcttccctgtcgtCCTcttacctcctggagtttgctcaaattcatgtccactgactcagtgatgctatctaaccatctcatcctctgctatcctcttctccttttgccagaAGGAATATTACATGTTATCAAACAGCAGCTCTCATATTTTTCCTCCTCTGACATAGTCATTTGGTAAATTTATATGAATAGATTTTACAGTATTAAACCATCCTTGTATTTCTACAGTAAACCCACAGTACTTTAGTCAGTTAATGTACTATTAGATTGTATCTgctaaaaattatactttttcatGTATAATGTACAGCTCTGCATATAGTCCATAAATAGACATATCTGTGGCATTAAGACATCATGGTGGGGATCATCAGAGAAAAAATGTCTGCATGTGCTCCTTGGTGTTGAGGGGGTACAATAATGAAAAATGAGGTGGAGAAACACTCTAGGGCCTCTTTGTCAG
It includes:
- the CSRNP1 gene encoding cysteine/serine-rich nuclear protein 1 isoform X4; this encodes MAGLLKRKFDQLDEDSSSLCSSSSLSSSGHRSPSCSPSSSVSPAWDLDEENPWDQLPLPDRDICGPRSFTPLSILKRAPRKRRGRVAFDGITVFYFPRCQGFTSVPSRGGCTLGMASRHSACRRFSLAEFTQEQARARQEKLRLRLKEEKLEALRWKLSETGVPKTEAGLPLTVDAIDDASVEEDLALAVAGGRLEEMTFLQPFPARKRRALLRASGVRRIDREEKRELQALRQSREDCGCRCDRVCDPETCSCSLAGIKCQMDHTAFPCGCCREGCENPKGRVEFNQARVQTHFIHTLTRLQLEQGAESLGELEAPAQGGAPSPGEQVLASAFPLAKPPVSSELGDNSCSSDMTDSSTASGTSEATDDPAHLALPSPGFQPGVDDDGLARILSFSDSELGGREEEEEDGGVGGLDNLGCFHPADIFGTGDLTGLASWTHSYSSSSLTSGILDENANLDASCFLNSGLEGLGEGSLPGPLVPASTDAGQSSSVDLSLSSCDSFELLQALPDYSLGPHYTSRKVSDSLDHLEVPHFTLPAFSPPADASTCFLESIMGLTEPAAEALAPFVDGQLFEDTTPASLVEPVPV
- the CSRNP1 gene encoding cysteine/serine-rich nuclear protein 1 isoform X1, which gives rise to MVLEPSFPSHFRAASVMPACRCLALCGPSELMCTCRTGRLDVDGGQQEEVEDDCRFLAGVTGPAVPGPQSTLATMAGLLKRKFDQLDEDSSSLCSSSSLSSSGHRSPSCSPSSSVSPAWDLDEENPWDQLPLPDRDICGPRSFTPLSILKRAPRKRRGRVAFDGITVFYFPRCQGFTSVPSRGGCTLGMASRHSACRRFSLAEFTQEQARARQEKLRLRLKEEKLEALRWKLSETGVPKTEAGLPLTVDAIDDASVEEDLALAVAGGRLEEMTFLQPFPARKRRALLRASGVRRIDREEKRELQALRQSREDCGCRCDRVCDPETCSCSLAGIKCQMDHTAFPCGCCREGCENPKGRVEFNQARVQTHFIHTLTRLQLEQGAESLGELEAPAQGGAPSPGEQVLASAFPLAKPPVSSELGDNSCSSDMTDSSTASGTSEATDDPAHLALPSPGFQPGVDDDGLARILSFSDSELGGREEEEEDGGVGGLDNLGCFHPADIFGTGDLTGLASWTHSYSSSSLTSGILDENANLDASCFLNSGLEGLGEGSLPGPLVPASTDAGQSSSVDLSLSSCDSFELLQALPDYSLGPHYTSRKVSDSLDHLEVPHFTLPAFSPPADASTCFLESIMGLTEPAAEALAPFVDGQLFEDTTPASLVEPVPV
- the CSRNP1 gene encoding cysteine/serine-rich nuclear protein 1 isoform X3, with translation MNFTQPAVPGPQSTLATMAGLLKRKFDQLDEDSSSLCSSSSLSSSGHRSPSCSPSSSVSPAWDLDEENPWDQLPLPDRDICGPRSFTPLSILKRAPRKRRGRVAFDGITVFYFPRCQGFTSVPSRGGCTLGMASRHSACRRFSLAEFTQEQARARQEKLRLRLKEEKLEALRWKLSETGVPKTEAGLPLTVDAIDDASVEEDLALAVAGGRLEEMTFLQPFPARKRRALLRASGVRRIDREEKRELQALRQSREDCGCRCDRVCDPETCSCSLAGIKCQMDHTAFPCGCCREGCENPKGRVEFNQARVQTHFIHTLTRLQLEQGAESLGELEAPAQGGAPSPGEQVLASAFPLAKPPVSSELGDNSCSSDMTDSSTASGTSEATDDPAHLALPSPGFQPGVDDDGLARILSFSDSELGGREEEEEDGGVGGLDNLGCFHPADIFGTGDLTGLASWTHSYSSSSLTSGILDENANLDASCFLNSGLEGLGEGSLPGPLVPASTDAGQSSSVDLSLSSCDSFELLQALPDYSLGPHYTSRKVSDSLDHLEVPHFTLPAFSPPADASTCFLESIMGLTEPAAEALAPFVDGQLFEDTTPASLVEPVPV
- the CSRNP1 gene encoding cysteine/serine-rich nuclear protein 1 isoform X2, producing the protein MEPQRGWPAVPGPQSTLATMAGLLKRKFDQLDEDSSSLCSSSSLSSSGHRSPSCSPSSSVSPAWDLDEENPWDQLPLPDRDICGPRSFTPLSILKRAPRKRRGRVAFDGITVFYFPRCQGFTSVPSRGGCTLGMASRHSACRRFSLAEFTQEQARARQEKLRLRLKEEKLEALRWKLSETGVPKTEAGLPLTVDAIDDASVEEDLALAVAGGRLEEMTFLQPFPARKRRALLRASGVRRIDREEKRELQALRQSREDCGCRCDRVCDPETCSCSLAGIKCQMDHTAFPCGCCREGCENPKGRVEFNQARVQTHFIHTLTRLQLEQGAESLGELEAPAQGGAPSPGEQVLASAFPLAKPPVSSELGDNSCSSDMTDSSTASGTSEATDDPAHLALPSPGFQPGVDDDGLARILSFSDSELGGREEEEEDGGVGGLDNLGCFHPADIFGTGDLTGLASWTHSYSSSSLTSGILDENANLDASCFLNSGLEGLGEGSLPGPLVPASTDAGQSSSVDLSLSSCDSFELLQALPDYSLGPHYTSRKVSDSLDHLEVPHFTLPAFSPPADASTCFLESIMGLTEPAAEALAPFVDGQLFEDTTPASLVEPVPV